CCGCGCACCGTCACGGCCACGAACTTAGTGGCCCCTTCGCCGTCTCGAACGATCTGTTGCGCGAGATCCAGGCAGACTCGAGTGAGCAGGGCGCCGAAGTTCTCGGCTTCCGGCGATGAGGAGTCGGTGATGATGGCATGACCCGCTGCGCCGCTGGCCAGGACCAGAACCGTGTCATTGGTGCTGGTGTCGCCATCCACAGTGATGCGGTTGAAGGACCGGTTGACGGATTCGGTGAGCCAGTATCTGAGAACGTTTGGCGCAAGGGCCGCGTCTGTGACCACAAAGGCGAGCATGGTGGCCATGTCGGGCGAGATCATTCCGGAGCCTTTAGCCATGCCGCCGCACGTGATCGTGGTCCCGGCAACCTGCGTGCGAGCCCAAGCCGTTTTGGGCACCGTGTCCGTGGTCATGATGGCCCGCGCGGCATCAAGCCATCCTTCGGGGTGTAGGGTGGCGATGAGCTGGGGAAGTACGTGGTCCAGAGCCTCAAGGTGCAACTGAGGGCCGATGACGCCCGTGGAAGCGACGAGGACTTCCCGGTAAGGGATGCCCAGCAGAGTCGCCAGCCGCTGAGCGCTCTGGCGGGCCCGCCGAATGCCTTCTTCTCCCGTGCACGCGTTGGCAATGCCCGCATTGATGAGGACCGCTCGAGCACGCCCGTGGGCCGCGTCCAAGTGTTCTTTGCACAAAACCACGGGTGCGGCGCAGAACCGGTTCTGCGTGAAGACACCGGCGGCGGCCGCCGCAACGTCGCTCATTATGAGCGCGCAATCCGGCCGATTCCTGTAGCGCATGCCGCTCATGGCCGAGGCCACGCGAAATCCCGGCACGTGAAAATTCCCCCGCTGCACCGTTTCCGCACTGGGCTCTTGGTTCATGGGCTTTCGCCTCACTTTCCGCAACATTTCTTGTATTTCTTGCCGCTTCCGCACGGACACGGATCATTGCGGCCCACCTTTTTGCCCTTCTTGACGGTTTGAGGTGCCCGCGGGCCGTCGGCCGGGCCATAATACATGGGTTGGTTCTCGTGTTGCTGGCGAAGCTGCTGGACCTCTTCTTCCTGACGAATCTGCACGTGGAACAAGATGCGCACGGTTTCTTCTTTGAGCCGATGAATCATGTCATCGAACAGCGCATGGGCTTCTCGCTTGTAGGCCACCAGTGGATCCTGCTGGGCGTAACCTCGAAGTCCAATGCCTTCCTTCAGGTGGTCCATGTTGAGCAGATGGTCTTTCCAGAGGCTGTCGAGGGTCTGGAGAAGCACGTAGTTTTCCAGATCCCGCATGAGGGTTTCGCCGAATTCCCGCTCCCTGGCGTCATACTTTTCTTGGACCCGCTGCCAGAGGAGTTCTTTCAGGTCTTGTGGGGTCATGTCGGCCATCTCGGCATCCGATGGCACCAGCCCCGGCCCGAACAAACGCTGCACTTCCGTCCTCAGCCCCTCCACGTTCCAATCTTCGGCGTAGGATTTCTCGTCCGTCGTGGATTCGATGATGTCCAGCAGGAGGTCTTCAGCCATGTCCATGATGGTGGGCTTGAGGTTTCCGCCCTTGAGGGCTTCCCGGCGTTGGCGGTAGATCACCTCGCGCTGCTGGTTCATGACATCGTCATATTCCAGAAGATGCTTGCGAATACTGAAATTGTGGGCTTCCACGCGCTTTTGAGCGTTTTCAATGGCCCTCGTCACCAACCGATGCTCAATGGGCTCCCCTTCCTCCATGCCGATGCGATGCATCAGACCCGAGATGCGGTCGGCGGCAAAGATGCGCATGAGGTCGTCTTCCAGGCTAAGGTAAAACCGGGAGGAACCGGGGTCGCCTTGACGGCCTGCACGGCCGCGCAGCTGATTGTCGATGCGTCGGGCTTCGTGGCGTTCCGTTCCCAAAATGTGCAAGCCTCCCAATTCCGCCACGCCCGGTCCCAGAACGATATCCGTACCGCGTCCGGCCATGTTGGTGGAAATGGTCACGGCGCCCTTTTGGCCCGCCTTGGCCACGATTTCCGCCTCCTTTTCGTGGTGCTTGGCGTTGAGCACCTGGTGAGGAATGCCCTCACGCTTGAGCATGCGGCTGAGCCTTTCCGACTTGTCGATACTCACCGTGCCCACAAGCACGGGGCGGCCCTGGGCGTGAAGTTCCTTGATTTCCTGAACCACCGCCTGAAATTTTTCCCGTTCGGTTCGGTAGATACAGTCGGGATGGTCCGTGCGAATCATGGGCTTGTGAGTGGGAATAACGACCACTTCCAAGTTATAAATTTTGGCGAATTCTTCCGCTTCCGTATCCGCAGTGCCGGTCATGCCCGCCAGCTTCTTGTACATGCGAAAGTAATTTTGAAAAGTGATGGAAGCCAGGGTCTGGTTTTCGTTTTCCACCCGCACGCCTTCCTTGGCTTCCAGAGCCTGATGTAGCCCGTCGCTGTAACGGCGGCCGGGCATGAGCCGCCCGGTAAATTCGTCGACAATGATCACCTTGCCATCTTTGACAATATAATCCACGTCCTTTTGAAAGAGGGTGTGCGCCCGTAGGGCTTGCTGCACATGGTGCAGCAGATCCATGTTTCTAGGGTCGTAGAGGTTTTCCACGCCGAGCAGAGATTCGGCGGCGGCAACACCTTCTTCAGTCAGAGTCACCGTACGGCTTTTCTCATCCTTGGTGTAGTGAACCTCGGGCTTAAGGTGCGGAATGATGCGGTTGACCCGCACGTAAAGCTGGGTGGACTTTTCGGCTGGGCCGGAAATGATGAGAGGGGTTCTCGCCTCGTCGATGAGAATGCTGTCCACTTCATCCACGATGGCGTAGTGGAGCTCCCGCTGCACCATGTCTTCCAGGCGAAATTTCATGTTGTCCCTGAGATAATCGAACCCGAACTCATTGTTAGTGCCATAGGTCACATCACAATTGTAAGCCGCCTTGCGTTCCCGATCGTCCAAACCGTGGACGATGCAGCCCACCGAAAGGCCCAGGAACTTGTAAACCGTTCCCATCCACTCACTGTCCCGCTTGGCCAGGTAGTCGTTGACCGTGACCACGTGGACGCCGCGCCCGGTGAGGGCATTGAGATAGACCGGCATGACGGCCACAAGAGTCTTGCCTTCACCGGTTTTCATTTCGGCGATCTTGCCTTGATGCAAGACGATACCGCCGATGATCTGCACATCAAAAGGGCGCATGCCCAAGGTGCGTGTGGCGGCTTCGCGGGCCACGGCAAAGGCTTCGGGCAACAGATCATCCGAAGGTTCTCCGCGGGCCACCCGTTCTCGGAATTCCACGGTCTTGGCCTGCAGAGCCTGATCGCTGAGCTTTCTCAAGGACGGCTCCCACTGGGTGACGGCATCCACGAGAGGGGCGATGCGTTTGAGATTACGCTCGTTTTGTGTGCCAAAAACCTTTTTCAAAAGGGCACCGATCATGGTGGGTTTTCTCCTTGGGTGAAGTTCAAGGCGGCCTGTGCGGCCGCCGCCCCGGTTCTATAACGCACAAGGTCAGGAAATTCAACGCAGGGATCGGAAGCGCCTGCTGTGGGGTCATACCTTGATTTATGCCAGAACATCAATGTGTGGGGTCATCAATCCGTGGGATCAGAGTTTGATGAGTCCCACAGGGTAGAAAGCTTTGGCCTTTGAACAGTCTCGCAGGGCGGCCGGCTGCGGCGCATGGAGTGCAAACCGTCCAGAGGGCTTTTACTTTTTGCTTTCGACGCCCGCCACGCCTCTCTCTGTGGGCACAGTGCTCGAACAGCCAAAGATTCAGTCAACGCACCATTAGCGTTTTTTGGCCCGTGACGTTCAGGCCGTGTCGGCCTGGGGGATTTCCGCAACGGTGCGCAACACAGCCCAGGCGTCGACGTCGAAGAAAAGCTTGACACGTGAAGAAAAGGTCTGGTAGCTGTTATAGAAAAAAACGGTGTTGTGTATAATGAAACGATCGGGACAGCCAAACGCCATAGAAAAAGCGCTTCAGGTCCTGTTAGCTTTTCAAGTGGACCGGCCGCGCTGGGGTGTGCGTGAACTGGCGACCCATTTGGGATTTAGTCCCGCGACGATTCAAAGGTTATTGAAGACCTTAAAGGCCTACCACTTCATCGACCAAGATCCTCGGACCCAACAGTACAGGCTGGGAACCATTTACTATCGGTTCCTGGAGGTTTTGCAGAGCCAGCATGGCGTTGTGCAGGAAGCGGGACCCGTCATGCGCCGGCTGAGTTTGGAAACGGGCGAAACGGTGCACCTCAATGTGCTGGACGGGCGCGAGAGGCTCTGCGTGGACAGCGTGGAATCCAGCCAATCCCTCAAGGCCGGCATGCCCGTGGGCAACCGTTCCCCGCTCTATGCCGGAGCGTCTTCCAAGTGCCTTTTGGCTTTCGCTCCCAAGGCCTTCGTGGATGCGTATTTGGCCGAGGTGCGCCCCATTCCTTTGACACCCAACACTTTGGTGGACTCGGAAAAGCTCATGGCGGAGATCGCGGCCATCCGTGACCGGGGTTGGGCGGAAAGCTTGGCGGAGCGCACCTTGGGGTTGGGATCTCTGAGTGTTCCCATCTTCTCCCATAACGGCCATGTGCTGGCGGCGCTTAGCATGGCGTTGCCCGAACTGCGTTTCAAGGACTCGGAGCATAAGAAGCGGTGCCTTGATCAACTGTTGCGCGCAGGCAAGGAGCTTTCGCAGCGGATGGGCTGGCGTGGAAGTTATCCCGTGGCCCATGAGAGCGGTCAGGGGTGATGGAAGGGGTGGATGAGGAAAAAGGAGGGTGCATGACGCAGCGAGCCAAGGCGTTGAGTGGAATCAAGGTGTTGGATTTGTCGCGGGTTCTGGCCGGGCCGTATTGTTCTATGATGTTGGGGGACATGGGAGCGGATGTGATCAAGGTGGAGCGCCCCGGCGTGGGCGACGACACCCGCCAGTGGGGACCGCCGGAAGCCGGTGGCGAAGCCGCCTATTACCTGTGTGTCAATCGCAACAAGCGCAGCATCACGGTGGATTTGAAAAAGGAAGAAGGGCGGCGCATCATTCGTTCTTTGGCTTCCCAAAGCGACATTCTCATTGAAAACTACAAGGTGGGCACGTTGCCCAAAATGGGCCTCGGCTACGAGGACCTTCAAAAGATCAATCCGCGTTTGATTTATTGTTCCATCACGGGATTTGGCCAAAATGGTCCTTATAAGGACAAGCCCGGCTATGATTTCATGATTCAGGGCATGGGCGGCATCATGAGCATCACCGGGGATCCGGACGGTCCTCCTATGAAAGTGGGTGTGGCCATTGTAGACATCACGGCCGGACTGTTTGCCTGCAGCGCCATTCTCGCGGCCCTTTACCACAGAACCTTAACAGGCCGAGGTCAATATATCGATGTGGCCCTTTTGGATGCCGTGGTGGCCTGGCTGGCCAACGTGGGCAGCAACTATTTGGTTTCCGGAGAAATCCCAAAGCGCTACGGGAACGCTCATCCCAATATCGTGCCCTACGAGCCGTTTAAGTGCAAGGACGGAACCTACATTGCCCTTGCGGTGGGTAACGACCGGCAGTGGCAGGATTTTTGCCGTTTGGCCGGCCTGGAATCCTTGGCCAACGATCCTCGTTTTGCCACCAACCCTCAGCGGGTCATTCACCGCAAGGAGCTCATCCCTCTGGTGGCTCAAGCCATGTTGCAAAAGACCGGCGACGAGTGGTTGGAGGCTCTGGATCGGCTGAAAATTCCCTGCGGGCCCATCAACACGTTGGATCGGGTTTTTGCCGACCCTCAGGTGCTCGCTCGAAACATGGTGGCCGAAGTGCCCCACCCGACGGCCGGATCCGTGAAGCTGGTGGCGAGTCCCATGAAGTTTTCGGACACGCCGTGTGTCATCGACAGGCACCCGCCCCTGTTGGGCGAGCACACGGAAGAAGTGCTTCAGCAGGTGCTCGGGTATTCGCAGGAAGACATTTGTCGGCTGAGGGAACAGGGGGTGGTGTGAGATACGATGGGTGAGGCGCTGATCATTTTTGCCAACGGAGTGCTGGGGGTTTTCCTGGGCATGGGTGTGCTCTACGGGGCCATGCATTTTTTAGCGTGGCTTGTGGCCCGCATGGCCAAGGAGGAACAGTCGTGAACGGAGGACCTCTGGATTTGTTGACCCACATGGGCCTTTTCGCGGTCACGCCCGGTATGGTTTTCATGTGGGTGGTGGCCGCGGTGTTGGTGTACTTGGCCATTGCTAAACAGTTTGAACCCTTGTTGCTGTTGCCCATCGGGTTCGGCATTTTGGTGGCCAATCTTCCCCTGACCGGTCTGATGGAACCGGGAGAAGGCCTTCTGTGGCGCTTTTACCATTACGGCCTGCAGTGGGAAGTTATTCCTCCGGTTATCTTTCTAGGCTTGGGCGCCATGACGGATTTCGGCCCCATGCTGGCACGGCCTTCCTTAATCTTTTTGGGAGCGGGCGCTCAGGTCGGGGTTTACCTCACCTTTTTCGTCGCACGCCTTCTGGGCATGACCTTACCGGAAGCGGCCACCACGGGCATCATCGGCGGTGCCGACGGTCCCACCAGCATTTATTTAGCGACGAGGCTGGCGCCGCACATGTTGGGCAGCTGTGCCGTGGCCGCCTACTCCTACATGGCCCTTGTGCCCATCATTCAGCCGCCGGTTATGAAACTGCTGACGAATCCGGCCGAGCGGGCCATGGTCATGAAGAAATCGCGCAAGGTGCCCAAGCTGGAACGGATCCTATTTCCCATCGTTGCCACTTTGGTCACGGTCCTGGTAGTGCCCGCCTCGGCGCCGCTCATGGTCATGTTTATGCTGGGTAACCTCTTTCGTGAATCGGGTGTTGTGGAACGCTTGGCCGGCGCGGCCCAGAATGAGCTCATGAACATCGTGACCATCTTCCTGGGCCTATCGGTCGGCGCCACCATGAACGCCGCCACTTTCTTGCAACCGAAGGTCGTTTACATCTTTCTCCTCGGCCTAGTGGCCTTTGCGGTGAGCACGGCCTGTGGAGTGCTTTTTGCCAAGTTCATGAACTTGTTCCTTAAGGACAAGATTAACCCCCTGATCGGCGCGGCGGGTGTTTCCGCCGTGCCCATGTCGGCTCGCGTGGTGCACCAAGTGGGCAGTGAGGCCAACAAGAAGAATTACCTACTCATGTTTGCCATGGGGCCGAACATTGCCGGTGTCATCGGAACCATTTTGGCAGCGGGCGTGTTTCTTTCCATGCTTCAATGAGCCGGCAAGAAGAGTTACCGAGAAATGGCAAAGTCGTCGTTCCGCCGACGGCGGAAGCTTTTATAGGGACTGTGGGGTCAAACTCGGCGTTTGCGGTCACTCACGCGCAGGCGGGAGTCGATAACCCTGCGGGAACCTTGGATTCGAGGTAAGTTGGCGCGGCCATAAGACCGCCGGAGATGGCGAAAAGTCGAAGCGCCGAGAAGCGCGAGGGAATGTCGCGGCTTGCGCCGCTCCAACAGATCGGCTTCTCAAGCAGGTTTTAATATAAGGAGCATTTCTTCCGTCAAAGACCTAGGTTTTGTAACTTTCACGGACCACAAGGAGGATTCCCATGGCAGAAGACGTTTTGGCCCCGATGGTGGGCAAGATTTTGAAGATCAAAGTCAAGGCCGGCGACGCGGTGCAGGAAGACGACGAGGTGCTCGTGATGGAATCCATGAAGCTGGAAACCTCCGTGCACGCGCCGTGCAGCGGTGTGGTCAAGGAAATCAAGGTTTCCGAAGGCGACCGAGTGGAAGAAGACGACGTTTTGCTCGTCATTGAATAATCCGCAAAGGGGGACGCTCATGCAGTTTGAACTCACCGAAGAACAACGCATGGTGCAAGAGCAGGCGCGCCGTTTCGCCGAAAAAGATATTCTTCCCACCGTTGAGGACGAAGAGCGGAACCATGTGTTCAACCGAGAACGGCTGAAAAAGATGGGGGAACTGGGCTTCTTTGGCTGTTGCATTCCCGAAGAATATGGTGGCAACGGCATGGGTTTCATGGAATCGGTGTTGATGACTGAACAGATCGCCAAAGTTTCACCATCCTGGCGCGTGCCATTTAATATGCAGAACATCGGTCCGGCCATCACCGTGAACCAGTTCGGAACGGAAGAGCAGAAGAAAAAATATATTCCTGAATGGGTTTCCGGGGAAAAGATCGGCTTTTTTGCCATCACCGAACCCAACGCCGGATCGGACGTGGCGGGCATGCGCACCACGGCAAAGGACATGGGCGACCATTGGGAGCTGAACGGCCAAAAGATGTGGATCAGCAATGCGCCCGTGGCCGATGTGGGTCTAGTCTACGCCTACACGGACAGGGACAAGAAGTACAAGGGCATGACCTGTTTCATCGTGGATGTGGCCAACAACCCCAACATCGAACGCCGCGCCATCGAATCCAAGCTGGGGCTGCACTGTTCGCCCACGGGAGAGCTGATCTTTGACGGGGCCAAGATTCCCAAGGACGCCGTTTTGGGCCAGGTGGGCGAAGGGTTCAAAATTTGCATGTGGATGCTCAATAACACGCGCCTCAGCTGTGCCGCCGGGGCTTTGGGGGTTTCGGGAGCGTGCTTGGAACTGGCCGTCAAATACGCCAATGAGCGGACTCAGTTTGGCAATCCCATTTCCACCTACCAAATGATTCAGGCGCAGATCGCCGAAATGGCCGCGGAGCATGAAGCGGCCAAATGGCTTGTCTACCATGCCGCCTACCTCAAAGACCAAGGCAAGCCCAACCAGCTGCAGACGTCCATCGCCAAGTTTTTTGCATCAGAGTGTGCGGTGCGCGCGGCCAATGAGGCCATGAAGATCTTCGGTTCCTACGGGTTTTCCACGGAATACCCCATCGAGCGGTACTACAGGGATGCCAAATCCTACCAGGTTGTGGAAGGGACGAGCAATGTGCAGAAGATGATCATTGCCGGCATTACCTGCGGCCATCAGCCGAACCGATAAAAGGAGCGAGGGGGTTATGGCACCGGAGTGGAAAGATCTGACGGAAAAGTTTCAGGCCGAGCGGCAACGGCTGCGAGCCGGCGGGGGGGCGGAACTTCAGGCCAAGGAGCATGCCAAGGGCAAGCTCACGGCCCGGGAACGCATCGATCTCTTGTTTGATCCCGGGACATTTGAAGAAGTGGACCTTTTTGCCAAGCACATTGGGCGAGATTACGGTCTGGACAAAAGGGAGCTGCCCGCCGACGGCGTCATCATCGGCTACGGGGAAGTGAACGGCCGAGGGTGCATGGTGTACGCCGAGGATTTTACCGTGGTGGCCGGAACCTTTGGTGAGCGGCATGGGCGCAAGATCTGTAAGATTATTGACATGGCTCGCAAGTACGGCTACCCCGTGGTGGGTATCAACGATTCGGGCGGCGCCCGCGTGACCGAACAGATGGGGGCGCTTTCCCAGTATGGCCAGTTGTTTTACCGCCATGTGGCCGCTTCGGGAGTCGTGCCCCAGATTGCCCTTATCATGGGCCCTGTGGCCGGCGGCCAGGCCTACTCGCCGGCGCTTATGGACTTCATTTTCATGGTGGACAAGACCAGTTCCATGTTCATTGCCGGGCCACCCTTGGTGGAAGCGGTGGTCTACGAAAAGACCGACGAACAGTCCTTGGGTGGGCCCAAGGTGCATGGGCGGATCACGGGGGTGTCGGACGGCACCATGGCCGATGATCGCCAATGCTTGGAGCAGACGCGCCGCTTGCTGTCCTACTTGCCGTTGAACAACAAGGAGGCGCCGCCCTATGAGGAACCCGAGGACCGTGCGGATCGTGAAACCGAGGAACTGGAGCAAATCATTCCCACGGACCAGAAAAAGCTCTACAACATGCGCCGGGTCATCGAAGTGGTGTTTGATCGGGGAAGTTTCTTTGAACTCAAAAAGGAATTTGCCCAAAACCTCATCATCGGTTTTGCCCGCCTCAACGGCCACGTGGTGGGCGTGGTGGCCAACAATCCCATGAAATATAACGGCGCTCTGGACTACAATGCCGCCGACAAGGGATCCCGTTTTATTCGGTTCTGCGATGCTTTCAATATTCCGCTCATCAGTTTGCAGGATGTGCCGGGCTTTCTCATCGGCACTCGCTCCGAACACAACGGGATCATTCGCCACGGGGCCAAGATGCTGTACGCTTACGCGGAAGCCACCGTGCCGAAGATCACCTGCGTTGTGCGCAAGGCCTACGCAGGAGGATACCTGGCCATGTGCAGCAAGGATCTGGGTGCGGACCTGGTTTTTGCCTTGCCCACCGCCGAAATCTGCCTTATGGGCCCTCAAGGCGCGGTGAACATTTTGTTTCGCAAGGAAATCGCCGCCGCACAGGATCCCGAAAAGGTGCGAGCCGAGCGGGAAGCGGAATTCATGGAGCGCTACGTCAATCCCACCTATGCGGCCGGGCTGCAGCACGTGGATGACATTATCATGCCGGCGGAACTGCGCCGACGCCTTATCAAGGGGTTGGAAATGACCCTGGACAAGGACGAAGAAGGGCCCGATCGCAAGCACGGGATCACGCCTGTGTGACGCCTATGGAGGGGAAGAGTTCCGCCGCAAGGACGCCTTTCCCCTTTTTTGTTGATCAAAGAAGGTTGTTTTGAGTCGGCAAAAATTGTACGGGATTTCTATAAGTCGTTGGCGGGTCCGAACGGCGTGGGCTGTTCGGGACAAAGCAGCAGGGCAGGTCAAAAGAAAGGAGAGGACGATGAGGAAACTTGCGTTGGTGGGCATGCTGGTCTTGGGACTTTTTATCGGGCAGGCGCAGGCCGAGTCGGCCAAGGTTCTTGTGGCCACGGGAGGCATCGGCGGCGTCTACTATTACTATGGAACACAGATTGCCGAAATTCTGACCAAGAACAATGCCGTCCCGGCCACGGCCATTCAGACGGCGGCCTCCGTCGACAACATGCTTCTCATTCGGGACAAGACAAACCCGGACAAGAAAACTTACTTTCTGGCCACCGTGCTTCCGGACACGGCCTATTTCACCGTCACCGGAAAGCATGAGAAGTTTGCCGAAAAGCCGGTCAAGGCCAGTATTTTGTGGATGATGTACCCTAACTTCCTGCACATCGTCACCACAGACCAGTCCGGAATCAAGAGCCTGGCAGACCTTAAGAACAAGCGTGTTTCTCCGGGCGCTCCGGGCAGCGGCACCGAATTCACGGCCTTGAACCTGCTCAAGGCCGCGGGGATTGAACCGGAAAACTTCAAGAAATGGGAAAGACTTGGAGCCAAGGAATCGGCTGAGGCGCTGGTCAATGGCACCATTGACGCCTATTTCTGGTCCGGCGGGCTACCGACGGGAAGCATTGTGGAATTGGCCAACACTTTGAAGCGCAAGGGCATGAATTTGGCGCTGGTGCCCTTGGCGGAAACGGACCCCGGCGTGGCGGCCTTCATGAAAGAGTTTAAGGGGCTGGCTGACCCGACTGTGATTCCTAAGGACGTTTACGGTTTAAAGGAGGATGTGCCCACTTTGGCGTTTTGGAACATGTTCATGGCACCGGAAAGCCTTCCCGAGGATCTGGCCTACACCATCACAAAAACCGTTTTTGAGAACTTGCAAACACTTCATGCTTCGGTCAAGCCGTCCAAGGACACCACGGCAGAAAACACGGCGCGTTTTGTCGGCAAGACTGCCATTGCGTTCCATCCCGGGGCCGTGCGCTATTTTAAAGAGAAAGGCCTCGTAAAATAGAAAGGATGCCCACGTCATGATCCGGCGCCCTGCGGTGATCGGCTGCACGGTTTTACTAGTGGGGCTGTTTGCCGCGGGGTTTGTCCTCAAACCGGCTCAGGTGGTCACCGCGGATGGCCGGAGCCGCGTGGTGTTCTTCCACCGATTTCAAAGAGGAAGCTTCCAGTTTGTCAATTCCGTGACCCACAAGCCGGTGACCGTGCACTTTCGCGTGCTTTCCCGGTTTGACCGGTTTTCCATAGAAACGGACGAAGAGACGGAAAACTATTACACATCGGGAACCTATGACATGGATGCGCTGCTTTCCCGCCAGACGACTTCTTCGCTGAAACTGTGCAGTATGCAGGGGATCGAGCTCTCCGTTGGTGACGACAGGTGGGAGATTCAAGACGGCTGTTTGGAGGTGACGTTGCTATGGACGTTTTGATTCGAAGACTTGTGCACGTGCTGGCGATTGTCGCGACATTATACCATCTCTACCTCGTCGTGCACCCGTACACGCCCTTGTCGTCTTTGCACGTTTCGTTACTTGACTTGACCCAGGTGCAGCGAGCAACCCACGTGTTTCTCATTGCACTTTTGGGCTATTGGGTCTGCATTTATCGGCTCAAAGCACGAAGCTTTTGGGGCGCTCTTCCCCTGCTCATCATGACCGGTTTTTTCACCTATGAATTCGTGCGCCTGGATCTTCCCTGGTTTCTGAAGGTGGCGGGCTGTGTGGTCTGGGCTTTGACCATGGTGTCGGTGGCCGTTGCGCAAGTGAGTCGCTACGCCAACGTGCTCTGCGGGTTGTTGAGTATTCTGCCCTTCGTCTATCTCGTGGCCACGTACGAAAAGCTCATTTATCGGGCCATTATGCCCGAACCGTGGGATCTTTTCATGGCCTTTTCCGAAGTTCTTTTGGTTCTGGGGGTGATCTTTCGTTTAAGCGGTCCCATTATGCCTACCCTGGTCATGATTTTTATCCTCTACAACCTCTACGGCGAATACATTCCGGGCACCTTTGCCAATCCCGGCTTCAGCATCGATATGCTCTTGGGCAAAATGTACTGCGAAACGGAAGCCGGGATTTTTGGTGCCATTACCGGGGTGTCCTTGAAGTACTTGATCTATTTCACCACGCTTGGGGCGGTGGTGACGCACATGGGATTCGGCAAGATCATTGCCAATATCGCCCTGCTTTTGGTGGGCCGCAGCCCCGCGTCGCCCGGTCGAGCCAGTTCCGTCATGGCCGTGCTCATGGGTATGTTTTCCGGGTCCGGAGCCGCCGACACACAGTTTGTGGCAACACTCACCAGGCCTCTCTTCGATCAGGTGCGCTACAACCGCCTCGTGGCGGCAGGCGTCATCGCCACGGTAGGATCCATCGCCTACATCACGCCTCCCGTCATGGGCTCCGTTTCGTTTATCATGGTGGAACTGCTGTCTATTCCGTATTCCACGATCATCCTCATGGCCACGGGCCCCATGCTGCTCTATCTGCTCGGAATCTTGCTCTACAACGAATTGTACGTGCGCCGTGAAGGATTGCCACACCTGAAAGTGGCGTCAACGACAAATTGGGCCTATTTCTGGCGTTATAGCTATGTTTTTATTCCCATATTGGTCATCATTACCTTGATTTATCGGGGCTTTGCAATCAACCTTACGGTGTCCGTGGCCATCGGCCTCTTTTTGCTTTTCGCCTATGCGGACAACACGTTGCGGCCCCCGGTGACCAAGATCTGGGAAGCCCTGGAAGAAGGGACCGTGTCCCTTTTGCACATTGCCAGTGCGGTTATCGCCGCCAACATGATCATGTCCATGATGGTGTTGAGCGGACTGGCTTCCAAGTTCTCCATCGTCATGTTGAAGATTAGCGGCTCCAGTATGCTTTTGGCCGCACTGTTTACCGGCGTTTTCAGCCTCATTTTGGGCATGGGCGTGCCGCCCATCGCCACCTACGTTTTGACTTCGGCCCTGACGGCCCCGGCCATTCAAAAACTGGCCATCATGACCGGCATTCCGGAAGGGCCGGCTCTGTTGGCG
The sequence above is a segment of the Desulfosoma caldarium genome. Coding sequences within it:
- a CDS encoding CaiB/BaiF CoA transferase family protein; this translates as MTQRAKALSGIKVLDLSRVLAGPYCSMMLGDMGADVIKVERPGVGDDTRQWGPPEAGGEAAYYLCVNRNKRSITVDLKKEEGRRIIRSLASQSDILIENYKVGTLPKMGLGYEDLQKINPRLIYCSITGFGQNGPYKDKPGYDFMIQGMGGIMSITGDPDGPPMKVGVAIVDITAGLFACSAILAALYHRTLTGRGQYIDVALLDAVVAWLANVGSNYLVSGEIPKRYGNAHPNIVPYEPFKCKDGTYIALAVGNDRQWQDFCRLAGLESLANDPRFATNPQRVIHRKELIPLVAQAMLQKTGDEWLEALDRLKIPCGPINTLDRVFADPQVLARNMVAEVPHPTAGSVKLVASPMKFSDTPCVIDRHPPLLGEHTEEVLQQVLGYSQEDICRLREQGVV
- the secA gene encoding preprotein translocase subunit SecA; translated protein: MIGALLKKVFGTQNERNLKRIAPLVDAVTQWEPSLRKLSDQALQAKTVEFRERVARGEPSDDLLPEAFAVAREAATRTLGMRPFDVQIIGGIVLHQGKIAEMKTGEGKTLVAVMPVYLNALTGRGVHVVTVNDYLAKRDSEWMGTVYKFLGLSVGCIVHGLDDRERKAAYNCDVTYGTNNEFGFDYLRDNMKFRLEDMVQRELHYAIVDEVDSILIDEARTPLIISGPAEKSTQLYVRVNRIIPHLKPEVHYTKDEKSRTVTLTEEGVAAAESLLGVENLYDPRNMDLLHHVQQALRAHTLFQKDVDYIVKDGKVIIVDEFTGRLMPGRRYSDGLHQALEAKEGVRVENENQTLASITFQNYFRMYKKLAGMTGTADTEAEEFAKIYNLEVVVIPTHKPMIRTDHPDCIYRTEREKFQAVVQEIKELHAQGRPVLVGTVSIDKSERLSRMLKREGIPHQVLNAKHHEKEAEIVAKAGQKGAVTISTNMAGRGTDIVLGPGVAELGGLHILGTERHEARRIDNQLRGRAGRQGDPGSSRFYLSLEDDLMRIFAADRISGLMHRIGMEEGEPIEHRLVTRAIENAQKRVEAHNFSIRKHLLEYDDVMNQQREVIYRQRREALKGGNLKPTIMDMAEDLLLDIIESTTDEKSYAEDWNVEGLRTEVQRLFGPGLVPSDAEMADMTPQDLKELLWQRVQEKYDAREREFGETLMRDLENYVLLQTLDSLWKDHLLNMDHLKEGIGLRGYAQQDPLVAYKREAHALFDDMIHRLKEETVRILFHVQIRQEEEVQQLRQQHENQPMYYGPADGPRAPQTVKKGKKVGRNDPCPCGSGKKYKKCCGK
- the argJ gene encoding bifunctional glutamate N-acetyltransferase/amino-acid acetyltransferase ArgJ translates to MNQEPSAETVQRGNFHVPGFRVASAMSGMRYRNRPDCALIMSDVAAAAAGVFTQNRFCAAPVVLCKEHLDAAHGRARAVLINAGIANACTGEEGIRRARQSAQRLATLLGIPYREVLVASTGVIGPQLHLEALDHVLPQLIATLHPEGWLDAARAIMTTDTVPKTAWARTQVAGTTITCGGMAKGSGMISPDMATMLAFVVTDAALAPNVLRYWLTESVNRSFNRITVDGDTSTNDTVLVLASGAAGHAIITDSSSPEAENFGALLTRVCLDLAQQIVRDGEGATKFVAVTVRGAKSRQRALAVARTVANSPLVKTALFGQDANWGRVVAAAGRSGVDFDPDRVSLYFDNVCIFKNGQPVADETLEAKASAVLRQKDICMTLELGEGNASETVYTCDFSYDYVKINADYRS
- a CDS encoding IclR family transcriptional regulator, which translates into the protein MKRSGQPNAIEKALQVLLAFQVDRPRWGVRELATHLGFSPATIQRLLKTLKAYHFIDQDPRTQQYRLGTIYYRFLEVLQSQHGVVQEAGPVMRRLSLETGETVHLNVLDGRERLCVDSVESSQSLKAGMPVGNRSPLYAGASSKCLLAFAPKAFVDAYLAEVRPIPLTPNTLVDSEKLMAEIAAIRDRGWAESLAERTLGLGSLSVPIFSHNGHVLAALSMALPELRFKDSEHKKRCLDQLLRAGKELSQRMGWRGSYPVAHESGQG